In Corynebacterium ulcerans, one genomic interval encodes:
- the nth gene encoding endonuclease III produces MSSQYPLELPTSPPVARVKVGAHKAARGQETPLGKKRRARRINRLLSVGYPEAHCELDFKNPLELTVATVLSAQCTDVRVNQVTPRLFSMYPTAWDYANANESELQEIIRPTGFYKAKASHLIGLGQKLVADFDGEIPQSIEDLISLPGVGRKTANVVRGNAFDIPGLTVDTHFGRLVRRMGLSSHTDPLKVEAELAELIEKKEWTMFSHRIIFHGRRVCHSRKAACGACFLAAECPSFGAEGPIDPELASALVVGDNREALLELAGA; encoded by the coding sequence ATGTCGAGTCAGTATCCATTAGAGTTGCCAACCTCTCCGCCGGTTGCCCGGGTCAAAGTGGGGGCGCATAAGGCTGCGCGTGGGCAAGAGACTCCCCTAGGGAAGAAACGTCGGGCGCGGAGGATTAACAGGCTTCTGAGCGTGGGATACCCAGAGGCCCATTGTGAGTTGGATTTTAAAAATCCGTTAGAACTCACAGTGGCCACAGTACTGAGCGCGCAATGCACTGATGTTCGTGTTAATCAGGTGACTCCTCGTCTTTTCTCCATGTATCCAACTGCATGGGATTATGCCAATGCGAATGAATCTGAGCTGCAAGAAATCATCCGGCCTACCGGATTTTATAAAGCAAAGGCCTCGCACCTCATCGGGTTGGGGCAGAAGCTGGTGGCTGACTTTGACGGCGAAATCCCGCAGAGCATAGAGGACCTGATCAGCCTGCCTGGCGTGGGAAGGAAAACTGCCAACGTAGTTCGCGGAAATGCCTTTGATATCCCAGGCCTGACCGTGGATACGCATTTTGGCCGGCTGGTGCGCCGCATGGGCTTGAGTTCACACACTGACCCTTTGAAAGTGGAGGCCGAACTCGCAGAACTCATAGAGAAGAAAGAATGGACGATGTTTTCCCACCGCATCATCTTCCATGGTCGTCGTGTATGCCATTCGCGTAAAGCTGCCTGTGGGGCTTGTTTTCTGGCTGCGGAATGCCCGAGCTTTGGCGCTGAGGGGCCTATAGATCCCGAGCTGGCATCTGCGTTGGTGGTAGGGGATAATCGTGAAGCATTATTGGAGTTGGCAGGAGCTTAA
- a CDS encoding TlpA family protein disulfide reductase translates to MKKTIAASFGVFVVMLVLLIAVVPHLLRGGSGDQKESAGAEGSDTVAQNVQNRPECPVADVGGVALPCLGAQHRAHPMPAVTVVSLWAWWCEPCRKELPLFDELAAKHPEFSVVGVHADTHAANGAALLNDLGIQMPSLQDNNNSFAASLGLPKVVPITLVFDQNGKLISTIPKPFEHYEDLESAVLRNLPATATPTEVS, encoded by the coding sequence ATGAAAAAGACAATCGCTGCTTCCTTTGGCGTTTTTGTCGTGATGCTTGTGCTTCTTATCGCGGTCGTTCCGCATCTCCTGCGTGGCGGCTCGGGTGACCAGAAGGAAAGCGCCGGGGCTGAGGGTAGTGACACTGTGGCCCAGAACGTTCAGAATCGCCCGGAGTGTCCTGTTGCGGACGTGGGTGGGGTCGCGCTTCCGTGCTTGGGCGCTCAACACCGAGCTCATCCTATGCCTGCTGTGACGGTGGTATCGCTATGGGCTTGGTGGTGTGAGCCGTGCCGCAAGGAGCTACCGCTTTTTGACGAACTCGCGGCTAAACATCCAGAGTTTTCCGTGGTAGGAGTTCACGCAGACACTCATGCTGCTAACGGGGCTGCGCTGCTCAACGATCTTGGTATTCAGATGCCATCGTTACAAGACAATAACAATAGTTTCGCAGCTTCACTTGGGTTGCCTAAGGTAGTGCCCATCACCCTTGTTTTTGATCAGAATGGAAAGCTCATCTCGACGATCCCGAAGCCCTTTGAACACTATGAAGATCTTGAGTCTGCAGTGCTAAGAAATCTTCCTGCAACTGCTACCCCTACGGAGGTTTCCTGA
- a CDS encoding NUDIX hydrolase, protein MDINEGRLGDFPRPDIPGENITLRPERAPVWMRRLVGDVTGGAIDGRIRRALRPESSPDSTKRAAVLVLLAGAETSAEMPNDASVLLTHRSPSMRAHSGQIAFPGGRLDKTDANAVDCALREAWEETGLDRRTVTPLAQLPEVHIRATGYPVLPVLAHWHSIGPIGVVSPQEADSVANIPVLSLTDPANRFMVQHKDWSGPAFRVNDYVIWGFTGGLLDALIAHAGWEHPWDKTTHYDLHKTLSESRNNERLGQLYPRR, encoded by the coding sequence ATGGACATCAACGAGGGGAGACTTGGTGATTTCCCACGTCCAGATATTCCTGGGGAAAATATCACGCTGCGTCCTGAACGCGCTCCCGTATGGATGAGGCGCCTAGTCGGGGATGTGACTGGTGGCGCCATCGACGGCAGAATCCGGCGGGCACTGCGTCCGGAGTCTTCCCCAGACTCAACTAAACGCGCCGCGGTGCTGGTTCTTCTCGCCGGAGCGGAAACCTCGGCGGAGATGCCTAACGACGCCTCCGTGCTACTCACGCACCGTTCGCCAAGCATGAGAGCCCACTCTGGGCAGATAGCTTTTCCGGGTGGTCGCCTGGATAAGACTGATGCGAATGCGGTGGATTGTGCTCTCAGAGAAGCATGGGAAGAGACTGGCTTAGACCGTCGGACCGTGACACCTCTCGCGCAGCTTCCTGAAGTACATATTCGCGCAACAGGTTATCCAGTGCTTCCTGTGTTGGCCCACTGGCATAGCATCGGCCCCATTGGCGTGGTCAGTCCACAAGAAGCTGACTCAGTGGCTAACATCCCCGTGTTGTCTCTCACGGATCCCGCTAACCGGTTTATGGTGCAACACAAAGACTGGTCTGGGCCGGCATTCCGGGTCAATGATTATGTGATCTGGGGTTTTACCGGAGGACTGCTTGATGCTCTTATCGCACATGCGGGATGGGAGCATCCATGGGATAAAACCACCCACTACGATTTGCACAAGACACTGTCTGAATCGCGAAACAACGAGCGGCTTGGCCAGTTGTATCCGCGCAGGTAA